One region of Emys orbicularis isolate rEmyOrb1 chromosome 4, rEmyOrb1.hap1, whole genome shotgun sequence genomic DNA includes:
- the CEND1 gene encoding cell cycle exit and neuronal differentiation protein 1, whose product MESKGSTRSGSKPDAKAASSGKPEKPNPGPAMNADKKETPSKEQPTPVATTKKAASEAAALNNHSNLKPSPAAPEVQEATGQSPDIEHKGNGAEESSGSVFDNVKPLAIVGGVVVAAIAVILGVAFLARKK is encoded by the coding sequence ATGGAATCTAAAGGAAGCACCCGAAGCGGAAGCAAACCTGATGCCAAGGCCGCCAGCTCTGGAAAGCCGGAGAAGCCCAACCCCGGGCCTGCTATGAATGCAGACAAGAAGGAAACCCCCTCCAAGGAGCAGCCCACCCCTGTGGCCACAACGAAGAAGGCAGCCAGCGAGGCCGCTGCACTGAATAATCACAGCAATCTGAAACCCAGCCCTGCGGCCCCGGAGGTGCAAGAGGCCACCGGCCAGTCCCCTGACATTGAGCACAAGGGAAACGGCGCGGAGGAATCCTCAGGCAGTGTCTTCGATAATGTGAagccattggccattgttggaggtGTGGTGGTGGCTGCCATTGCTGTAATTCTGGGAGTGGCGTTCCTAGCCCGGAAAAAATGA